The DNA region TTGCTTGTAAACCGTACAAGTAGCTCCAACTGTAGCTAGAcctaaaatgataaataaaaattttgttcaatgcttatttttatcattttgtataCTATATAATTACCAACTATAGCGCAAGTGTTTTGGTTTCCATTTCTGTCACACAAAGTATGGCTATATTCCAAGagttgacatttaaaaaaaattaaattattatgaaagaaaaaaattaaaaaaatttttaaattgcaaatttCTTACGTTGTCATTGTAACAACTACATCATATGAACTTGTAGATAATGGATTCTGATTGTTATACCAAAATTCTCCTTCACCATCCAAAGCTTTGTTGACATTTAATTCAGTCGCAGAGTACATATTATTTGCCATATAAGACAAAACACGACTGTCATCTGCATAAACGAATGCAGCAATGTTCAAACGAATTTTTGGATTCTCAATGGTTCGGTACATAAGATCAACACCATTCCAAAAACTTAAAAGATATGGCATCATTCCTATGATATTACTTCCaagctttttaaaataatcgttATGAATAACAACTAAAATTTGTGGATAAATGACACTTGGTACTGCACGTTTATCCCTGTGTGATTCTGGTCTATCAAATGCAGTTTTAAATTCTGaagaattttttgtaaattctgGGATCTTTGTGATAATATGATATTGAACATCTGGCTCTAATGTTGAATCGGTTGTATGGTTTGCTTCGTGTTCAGCCAAATCATCGACTTCTGTAACGCTATATTTTTCGATTCCATTTTGAAGACGATCAGGGATAGGATGAATTGCTATAGCATCATCCAGAATAACACCAcgctgtaaatttttaaattatcttaatATAAatcctttgaaaaaaaaattaaaattcatagtcaaattttttacaagatTAGCCCGGTTGTCTGTTTCGCTTTCAGTAAACACTACAGatgcaaattttttagaatCTTCCTGCATTTGAGCTGACATTTGTTCATATACCTGTATTGATCATAATAAAAACAGTGTAAATAAAATCCTTTTATCTGGATTGAGAgaacattataaaatttcgATGAAATTCATGgcaataattttgaaaaatatcttACTTTGACTAATCTGACCCATTTTGGTTTTGGAGATCCACtgctaattttataaattggtGTTTCATATCCAGCCAAAATTCCTTCAGTTGGATTCAAGTATAACTTTATGTCTTTGCCAAAAGCCTTGAGTGTTACTTGAGTTCCAGCTGCTctctttgttatttttactGGTACCACCTCATAAGATGGAACTAAACAATTCgtagatttttaattaactaattattgtCATgcccatttaaaaaaaaaaatgaataaaacgtACCATTTTCAATTTCTGCTGTATGAAAAGTTAATAATCTTTCGCTCTCTGTCATATGGTGATGAATTGCATTGGAAGGAAAAATTCCTCCAAGACAAATCAAACCTATCAGTATGAAcataatcatttgaaaattttatgatcAACTCAATGGTTCAGTTGACAAATTACTATGTCTAAGACTATAAAGAATTTGAACTATATATACAAAGCCAATgaggtttttattatttacatatctatatattttatcctcatcaatttttataactataatttactttattatcCAACTTGTGTGTGAATCTTAtctacaggaaaaaaaaaaaattatataccacGCAATACAATATTGATTCATGaacaatatgatttttttaataatcgataatacattgtaaagttttacattattttttcaaatatttttataaaaaaattaacaacacgTGCATAAACACGATTTTCAACTTAGTTGTTTAAAAACAAGACACTGATTGCATAAATTACTTTTATCGTTTTCCTACGAAATCGTGCATTTTGTTACTTCCTGAATAATAATTGTAGGAATCAATTATAACGGTCTACACGTGTCTATCAGtataattaacatttacaactatataattattttcaaaagagTTGGTGATTTTATTTCCTGTTATATACAAATgcttaatatattaattgcaCTCTAGACTCTTTGTATAACGAGTGcattttgtcaaaaaatattatttagttttttcttcttcaatacACTGGTTATGCaggcaaatttttttatcatcacaagCTGTTCCTTCAGCAGCAACACCTTCAGCCGTATACCACCATTTTGTAAGCATATAATCACTTCCATTCTCGACTACAGGTACGTCTTCAAAtcttaatatacattttagtgATTCACAAATTTCTGGACCATTTTGAACTGCTTCAATATAACCCATAGCTTTGCATTGTTCATCAGCGCTCATGGTTTTTCCAGGAAGATATTTTGGTAATGCTTTTCCTGAATTTGGTTTGTTTTGCAAGCAAACAGAGACGTTAGAACTAAAGTAAATAGagattacaaaaattattattactacaaattaaaattttgtatacattacaaaaataaaagttaataacTTACGACAAAAATTTACTGAAATCTTTCAGTGAACAGTCTGACCAATCTAAACTTGATGCACCGTCAGCACGAGTTGGTGACATTAGATTAACTCCATTTCCATGAGGACAATGCTCTCGATCATCGTGTTTTACTCCAAATCTGAGgatatgcaattttttttagaagacAAATTTCTACAAGTATCGTAATATAGTTTAATACATCATAAAATTACGTACGAATGACCAAGCTCATGAGCAGCAATTGCAACACCCCCATACCCATAATTGTCTTTAATAATCGATACTCCTAAAAACAATGGATATTTTGTAGAAACTTGACAAGCTCCTCCAATAAATGACAAACCTAAAATTATATgcattgttataaaattttattttcatttaaagaaCTTAGTTTGTTGATTTACCTAAAGTAGTGCAGTTTTCTTTAGTCGCAATACCATAACTGCACAGTTCATCactatgataaaatataattttttaa from Aphidius gifuensis isolate YNYX2018 linkage group LG5, ASM1490517v1, whole genome shotgun sequence includes:
- the LOC122856220 gene encoding uncharacterized protein LOC122856220 gives rise to the protein MTESERLLTFHTAEIENVPSYEVVPVKITKRAAGTQVTLKAFGKDIKLYLNPTEGILAGYETPIYKISSGSPKPKWVRLVKVYEQMSAQMQEDSKKFASVVFTESETDNRANLRGVILDDAIAIHPIPDRLQNGIEKYSVTEVDDLAEHEANHTTDSTLEPDVQYHIITKIPEFTKNSSEFKTAFDRPESHRDKRAVPSVIYPQILVVIHNDYFKKLGSNIIGMMPYLLSFWNGVDLMYRTIENPKIRLNIAAFVYADDSRVLSYMANNMYSATELNVNKALDGEGEFWYNNQNPLSTSSYDVVVTMTT
- the LOC122856221 gene encoding venom metalloproteinase 3-like, whose protein sequence is MLGNNIAKALPYLLNFWNGVDLRYRGLESPKFRLNIAGFVFAKDNKALEYMAKNSLKQNFSDVGNALFDMSLFWYQRRWDIPLESYDVVTTMTGDELCSYGIATKENCTTLGLSFIGGACQVSTKYPLFLGVSIIKDNYGYGGVAIAAHELGHSFGVKHDDREHCPHGNGVNLMSPTRADGASSLDWSDCSLKDFSKFLSSNVSVCLQNKPNSGKALPKYLPGKTMSADEQCKAMGYIEAVQNGPEICESLKCILRFEDVPVVENGSDYMLTKWWYTAEGVAAEGTACDDKKICLHNQCIEEEKTK